Genomic window (Streptomyces sp. SLBN-31):
TCGAGAAGCTCGTGTCCACGGTCAGCCGGCTCTGGGCGAATGCCCTGCGGTTCCCTGACCACCGCTGACGCGGCAGCCTGAGCCGGGGCGAAGCCCACCACCCCCGGTGTGGGGTGACGTACGCCCAACTGTTGAACTTGACGTCGGATTCAACTGTACAGTTCGGGCGGACGGAGCACGGTCCCCCATCTCGGAGAGGTTCGCTGTGAACGTTGCACGAAGAGTCGCCATCGTCACCGGTGGTGCCGGCGGTATCGGCAGCGCGCTGGTCGCGCGGCTCGCTCGCGAGGGTGCCCGGGTCGTCGTCACGGACCTCGACGCGGACAGCGCGCGGGCGGTGTCGGACAGGGTCAACGCCGACCATCCAGGGAGCACTGTCAGCGCCGGCGCGGACGCGTCGGACACCCCCCAGATCCAAGAGCTGATCGACCTGGCGGAGAGCACGTTCGGCCCGGTCGACCTCCCCCCGCCGAGTCGGTCTACCACGAGCAGATGCGCGCCTCCGGTGACCCGCACTTCCAGCCGCCGATCCTCGAGGAACTCAAGGCGGAGGCACGGCGACGCGGACTGTGGAACCTCTTCCACCCGCACCCGCACCCGGCGTGGGGGCCGGGGCTGACGAACCTCGAGTACGCGCCGCTGGCGGAGATCATGGGGCGCAGTCACATCGCCTCCGAAGCGTGCAACTGCAACGCTCCCGACACCGGCAACATGGAGGTGCTCACGCTGTTCGGCAGCGACGAGCAGAAGGAGAAGTACCTCAAGCCCCTGCTCGACGGGACGATGGCCTCGGCCTTCGCGATGACCGAGCCGCAGGTCGCCAGCTCCGACGCCACCAACATCGAGCTGCGGATGGAACGCGACGGCGACGAGTACGTGCTGAACGGCCGCAAGTGGTTCGCGTCCAACGCCCTGCACCGCAACTGCAAAGTACTCATCGTCATGGGCAAGACCGACCCCACCGCCGCTGTGCACCGGCAGCAGTCGATGATGGTCGTCCCCATCGACGCCCCCGGGATCACGGTGATGCGCGGCCTGCCGGTCTTCGGCTACCAGGACCGCGAGGGACACGCCGAGATCGACTTCACCGACGTACGGGTCCCGGCCAAGGACCTGCTCAAGGGTGAGGGAGAGGGCTTCGCGATCAGCCAGGCCCGGCTCGGACCCGGTCGGATCCACCACTGCATGCGGGCCATCGGCGCGGCCGAGCGGGCGCTGGAGCTGATGTGCCGGCGCGCCCAGTCACGGGTGACCTTCGGCAGCCCGGTCGCCGAACGGTCCAACATCCAGGACTGGATCGCGGAAGCACGCATCGACATCGAGATGATCCGGCTGCTCACGCTCAAGGCCGCGTACCTGATGGACACGGTCGGTAACAAGGAAGCGCGCACCGAGATCGCGGCCATCAAGGTGGCCGCACCGAACATCGCGCTGAAGATCGTCGACCGCGCGATCCAGGTGTACGGCGCTGCGGGCGTGACCGAGGACTTCCCGCTGGCGATGATGTACGCCCACCTGCGGACGTTGAGGCTGGCTGACGGTCCCGACGAGGTCCACAAGCGGGCCATCGCCAAGCAGGAACTGCGCCAGTACCGCGACGCGGCAGTGGTGAGTTGACATGGCCGGACTGGATCTCACCGGCCGCACCGCCGCCGTCACGGGTGCCTCACGCGGTATCGGGCTGGCGATCGCCCAGGCCCTCGCCGCAGCCGGCGCGAACGTCGTCCTCACCTCCCGCTCCCAGGAGGCGGCGGACGCCGCGGCGGCCCGGGTCGGCGGCACAGCGGTCGGCGTCGGGGCCCACGTGCTCGACGAGGAGGCGGCCCGGCGCTGTGTCGAGCTGACGCTCGGACGGTTCGGCAGCCTGGACATCCTCGTCAACAACGCGGGGACCAATCCGGCCTTCGGGCCCGTCATCGACCAGGACCACGGCCGGTTCGCCCAAGACCTTCGACGTGAACCTGTGGGCTCCCGTCCTGTGGACGGGCCTGGCCACCCGGGCCTGGATGGGCGAGCACGGAGGCGCGGTCGTCGACACGGCATCGGTCGGCGGCATGGCCTTCGAGGCGAACATCGGCCTGTACAACGCGTCGAAGGCCGCACTGATCCATCTCACCAGGCAACTGGCCCTGGAACTCTCACCGAAGGTCCGAGTCAACGCGGTGGCACCCGGTGTGGTGCGTACCAAGCTGGCCGAGGCCCTGTGGAAGGAGCACGAGCAGGCCGTCACCGCCTCGACGGCACTGGGGCGTATCGGGGAGCCCGCCGACATCGCCTCGGCGGTCGCCTTTCTGGTCTCGGAAGCGGCGAGTTGGGTCACCGGCGAGACTATGGTGATCGACGGCGGCCAACTCCTGGGTGACGCGGTCCCGTTCAGGCAAGGAGCCGGTATCGGCATCTGAGGCGTGTTGCACAGAGGCGGTTCAGAGACCTGCGCGGCTGAACGTCACATGCGTGACCCCGCTGGGCGAGGAGGTGGCCTCGACCCGGTAGTCCTTCTCGACGCTCTCCAGTCCGTCCCAGAGGCGTACGCCCCGGCCGAGCAGGATCGGGACCACCACAACGTGCAGATGGTCGATGAGCCCGGCGGCGAGGAAGTCGCGGATCACGGTGGGTCCCCCGCCGATGCGTACGTCCTGGCCGCCCGCGGCCTCGCGGGCCGTCTCCAGCGCCTTGGCGGGCGAAGTGTCGAGGAAGTGGAACGTCGTGCCGCCCTCCATCCCGATCGACGGGCGCGTGTGGCGGGTGAGGACGAAGGTCGGGGTATGGAAGGGCGGGTTGGGCCCCCACCACCCCTTCCACTCCTCGTCGTCGTGCCATCCGGGGTAGCCGTACTTCCCGGCGCCCATGATCTCGGCGCCGATCCCGGGCGTGAACTGCCGCACGAAGGCGTCGTCGAGGCCGCTGGTCCCGCCCGGCTCGCCGGTCATCTCGTGCCACCACCGGGTGGCGAACATCCACTCGTGCAGCTTTTCACCGGCATGGCCGAACGGCGCTTCCTGGCCCAGACCCTCACCCGTGCCGAAGCCGTCGAGCGAGAGGGAGAAGTTGTGGACGCGGGCGAGTGACATGGCTGGCGACTCCTCTTCTTCTGCTGGTCACGGGCCGGGCGGTGCCGACAGATGGATCAGGATGCCGCACACCTCGTCCACTATCTCCCGGGCCTCCGTCTCATCCCGGCAATCGCCCAGCTCGCGCGCCGCCCCGCCGATGACGGTGGTCAGAACGCTCACCCGGACCCGGCCGGCGCGTCGTCGCTCGTCCACCTCCAGCAGCCGGGCGTTGCGCCGTACCCATGCGCGGTCCCACTGGCGGCGCAGCGCGTCGAAGCCGGCGGGGCCGTCGTCCTCCACGAGGAGCATGCCGAGCCTGCGATTGTCCCAGGCACCCTCCAGATACGCCCTGGTTCCCGCCACGAACAGAGCGATGGGGTCGTCCACACCACGGCCGCGCTCGGCGGCCAGCGTGGCCGCCGTCCTGCGCTCCTGTTCCTCCCGGAACTCCTCCCACAGGGCCAGGTAGAGCCCTCGCTTGCCGCCGTAGTGCTGGAAGAGGCTGCCCACCGGGATGCCGGAGCGCGCCGCGATCTCGGTGAGGCCGGCCTCGGTGTAACCGCGCTCGGTGAACACCTCCAGCGCGGCGTCCAGCAGCGCACGCCGGACCGTTCCGTTGTGCTCCGCGTGCCCCTCCGGCAAGGCCGACTCTCCCTGCTCGCCCGGCAGTTGATGTGCCGCCTCGGTTCCGGCGGACTCCACGATGCCGCTCACCGGCCCTCCTCACCTTCCCTGGCCCCGTCGCGGATGGCGAGGGCGACCAGTAGTTCCAGCAGGTCCGCGATCCGGCGCGGATTGCGGCCGGTGCGTTCCTCGATCCGGCGCAACCGGTAGTGCGCCGTGTTGTGATGCACCCGCAGCCGGTCGGCGGCCAGCCGCAGATTGAGGTCGGCCTCCGCGAAGGCCCGAATGGTGGCGGCCAGCGTGTCGCCCCGCCTGCGGTCCTCCTCCAGCAGCACCCGCACCCGGGGATCGACCAGCTGACGGGCCAGGTCGTCGGCCCGCAGCGCGAGGTAGTCGAACGGGGAAAGCCGCGGCAGCGCAGCCACCCCGCCCCCGCTCGGCACCAGGTCGAGGGCGGCCCGCGCCTCCTCGTACGCGCGCGGCAGTTCACACGCGCCCTGCGCGACCGTACTGATCCCCATGGAGAGCATGGTCCCGCCCCGCGCGAGCCGCTGCTGCACGGCCTCGAAGTGGGCGCATGTGTCGTCCGGGGTCATGCCGGCCCGGACCACGGGCACGGCCACCACCTCTTCGTGGCGCACGACGACCAGGGTCCGGCCCGCCCACGGCCCGGCCACGCTGATCGACGCGGTGGTGGCATAGCCGTGCTCGGCCGACGTGAGGTCCCCGGTGCGGGTGTCGCCCACACACACCGCCACGACCGCCATCATCGGCGAGTGCGGCCCGATGCCGTACGCCTGCGCGGCGGCGGACAGCGGACCGCGCGTCGGTGCCACGCCGGCCAGGAGCTGGTCAAGAAGGTCCCGGCGCTCCCGGTCCGCGTCCGCCACCACGTGCTGCTGGTACTCGACGTAGGCCTGCGCGGCATGAGTGCTGGCGTAGTCGACGTACCGCATCAGCGGGGTGACCAGGGACAGAGCGGCCTGCTGGGCCTCGGCGGACGTGCCGGCGCAGTCCAGCAGCGCGTCCCACAGCACCTGCCGACCGACCCGGAAGGCACTGATCCAGTCCTCCAGGGCGAACCCGGCCCGTGCCCGCCGCATCGCCGCGGCGCGGCTGAAGACCAGGTCCTCGGGGGCGATGCCCCGATCCCCGGCCAGCGCCGCCAACTGCATCCGGTAGTGCTCGAGCACCTGCTCCCGTACGTCCGCGAAGAAGCGTTCGTCCTGCAGTGCGTACGACGGGATCTCCGCACGCATCACCCCCACGGCGGTGTCCGCCACCTCCTCGACCCGGTCATGGACGGCGTGCAGGATCCGCCACCGCTCCCGGCGGAGCGGTTCGGAAAGCAGGGGAGCGCCCAGAGCGGGCCCGTGAGGCATGGCGCCGATCGTCGCCGCCCGCCTCGTGCTCCGTCAACAGGCTCGGAGTGAGACATCAAGCGTTATCTGTGCGCGGCGCACAGTCCGACGGCCGGGAAGTTGGGTGCTCGCACCCAATGTGCGCCCCGAACGCCCCCACCTACTGTGACGCTCTCCCACCCCCAAAACGTCGGAAGGGGCGTCACTCATGCTCGCGGTCGACGGTATCACCGTGCGTTTCGGCGGGATCACGGCACTTGACGGTGTCGCGTTCACCGTCGAGCCGGGCACCGCCGTAGGGCTCATCGGACCGAACGGAGCCGGCAAGACCACCTTGTTCAACTGCCTCACCAGGCGCTGTACCCCCGACGGGGGATACGTGCGGTTCGAGGGCGAGGACCTGCTGGCCCTTCCTCCGCACGCCGTGGCTGGGCGCGGCATCGCCCGCACCTTCCAGAACCTGGGCCTGTTCCCGCGGCTCACGGTCCGGGAGAACGTCATGGTCGGCGCCCACAGCCGGGGGCACACCGGACACCTCGCCGCGGCACTCCGGCTGCCCCGCGTCCGGCGGGAGGAGAGGGAACTGTGTGATCAGGCGGACGACCTGCTACGGCGGCTCGGTCTGGCGGACGTCGCCGACCACCCCGCCGCCGGGCTGCCGTTCGGCACGCTCAAGCGCGTCGAACTCGCCCGGGCCCTCGCCGTACGGCCCCGGCTGCTGCTGCTCGACGAACCCGTCAACGGGCTCAGCCACGGCGAGGTCGGCCAATTCGCGGATCTGGTCCGGTCGGTGCGTGAGGAGTTCGACCTCACGCTCGTGGTGGTCGAACACCACATGGGCTTCGTGATGGGCCTGTGCGACAAGGTGGTCTGCCTCGACTTCGGCCGCAAGATCGCCGAGGGCACGCCGGAGGAGATCCAGCGCGATCCGGCGGTCGTCGAGGCGTACCTGGGAGTGGCCGCATGAGCGAGCCCACCACCACTGAGACCACGCAGCCGGAGGTCCCGACTGCGGAACCGGACTTCCTGAAGGTGTCCGGACTGCATGCCGGATACGGCCAGGCCCGCGTCCTTCAGGGCCTCGACTTCTCCGTCGCCCGCGGCGAGGTCTGCGCGATCCTCGGACCCAACGGCGCGGGCAAGACCACAACACTGCGGGCGCTGAGCGGCATGGTCCGCGGCCGCGGCTCGGTCACCGTGAACGGCACGGAACTGCTGTGCCGTTCGCCCGAACAGGCCGCCCGGCTCGGCGTGGCGCATGTGCCCGAGGGGCGGGGCACCTTCAATGAGCTGACCGTCGAGGAGAACCTCCGCGTCGGCGCCCACCTGCGCACCGGCTCCGGATGGCGGAGCCGCGCCGAGCGGGCGGCCGTGGCCGCCGACCTGGACCGGATCTACGGCCACTTTCCCAAACTGCGCCAACGCTCGCGGCAGGCCGCCGGCAGCCTCAGCGGCGGGGAGCAGCAGATGCTCGCCATCGGCAGGGCCCTGATGCTGCGGCCCTCGCTGCTGCTCCTCGACGAGCCGTCCCTGGGCCTCGCGCCACTGGTCACCCGCGAGCTGTTCGAAATCGTCCGTGCCGTCAACGAGGAGGAACGCACCACCGTGGTCGTCGTCGAGCAGAACGCCCAGCTCGCGCTGGACATCGCGCACCGGGCGCACGTCCTGGAGGCCGGCCGCCTGGTGCTGTCCGGGCCGGCCCAGCAGATCCGCGAGGACGGGCAGGTCGCCGAGGTCTACCTCGGTGTCTCCCTCGGCTCCCGCAAGGCCGGGTGAGCGCTGTGACCGACTTTCTCCAGCAGCTGGTGGAAGGACTGGGCTCCGGCGCGGTGTACGCCAGCCTGGCTCTGGCCCTCGTACTGATTCACCGGTTCACGGGCGTCGTCAACTTCGCGCAGGGCGAGCTGGCCATGCTCTCCACGTATGTCGCCTGGCAGTTGGTGGCATCCGGGATGCCGTTCTGGCTGGCGCTGCCGGTCACCCTCGCGGTGTCCTTCGCCGGCGGCATGCTGGTCGAGCGGATCGTCATCCGCCCCGTGCAGGGCGCGCCCGAGCTGACGGTGGTCATCGTCACCGTCGGCCTGTTCATCTTCGTCAACGCGCTGGCCGGCCTCATCTGGTCGTTCACCGTCAAGGACTTCCCGCAGCAGTTCCCCGACGGCGGGCTCGACCTGGCCGGGGTACGCGTGGACTGGTCGACGCTCGGGATCCTCGGCGTGGTGGGCGTCGTGATGGGCCTGCTGTATCTGCTGTTCCAGCACACCTCCATCGGCCTGGTGATGCGGGCCGTCGCCTGCAATCCGGCCTCCGCACGGCTGTCGGGCATCCGGGTGGGCCGGGTCCTGATGCTCGGCTGGGGGCTGGCCGCGACGGTCGGCGCCGTGTCGGGCGTGCTCGTCGCCCCACTGCTGTTCCTGGAGCCCAACATGATGGGCGGGGTGCTGATCTACGCCTTCGCCGCGGCCACCCTCGGAGGCTTCGACAGCCCCGTCGGCGCGGTCGTCGGCGGCCTGTTCGTGGGCGTCGCCGAGACGCTGACCGGGGCGTACGTCGATGTGGTCGGTGCCGATCTGAAGGTGGGCGTGCCCCTCGTGATCATTCTGGCGGTGCTGCTGGTGCGGCCCCAGGGTCTGTTCGGACGAGCGGCGGTGGAGCGCGCATGAGCACCCTCACCACGGCACTCGGCACCGACCGGGCCCGGCGGCTGCGAGCCGCGCTCACCGCGCTGCTCGCGGTGGCGGTCGCCTGCGGCGCACCGTTCTACTTCGCCCCTTTTCAGGTCTTCCAGCTGACCATGGTGCTGCTGTACGCCGTCGCGCTGGCCGGGCTGAACCTGCTGGTCGGCTTCGGCGGGCAGATCTCGCTCGGGCACGGCGCGTTCTTCGCGGCGGGGGCCTACTCGGCGGCGATCATGCTCGACCGGTACGACACCGGCCACCTGGCCACGCTTCCGGTCGCGGCCGCCGGATGCTTCCTGCTGGGCCTCGGGTTCGGAGTGCCCGCGCTGCGGCTGCGTGGGCTGTATCTGGCCCTGGTCACCCTGTCGTTCGCGGTGTTCCTGCCGTCCCTGCTCAAGCGGCTCGAACCGGTGACGGGCGGCTCCATGGGCCTGACCGTGGACAAGCTGCAGCCACCCGCGTGGAGCGGTCTCGCCGAGGACCAATGGATGTACTTCGTCGTCCTCACCGTCGCCGCGGTGGCCCTCTTGCTCGCTCGCAACCTGCTGCGCTCCCGGGTCGGCCGGGCCCTGCTCGCCGTACGGGACAACGAGAGTGCCGCCGAGGTCATGGGCGTACGCCTGTCGCTGCACAAGACGCTCGCCTTCGCGTGGAGCGCGATGTTCGCTGGTGTCGCCGGGTGCCTGTACACCTGGGTGATCGGCTTCGTCTCGCCCGACTCCTTCAGCTTCGTGCTGTCCATCACCCTGCTGGCCGGCCTGGTGGTCGGTGGGCTCGGCTCGCTGTACGGGCCCCTGCTGGGCGCGGCGTTCGTGATGTACGTGCCGAGTGTCTCCCAGGACCTCAGCGAGGCCGCGCCGGGAGTGGTGTTCGGCCTGCTGATCATCACGGTGATGTTCGTGGCCCCGACGGGACTTGCCGGTCTGCCGGGCCGTGTCCTGGGAGCCATAGCCCGCCGCCTGCCCCGCACCACTGCCACAGCCACGGCCACCGCCACCGTTCTCGACCGGACACCCGAGGCTGAATCCGCGCTCGACGCGGAGCCGGACTCCCCACCCGACGCGGAGCCGAACTCGCAGGCCGAAACCCGACCCTCCGCGACGCTCACCCCTGCGGACCCCGCAGTAGCCGACGCCGAACCCGTGGGCGCCCCGCCCCGCACGGAAAAGGACTGAATCACATGCGTAAGACCACCGCTCTGCGGGCTGCCGCAGCCGCCACCGCCGCCCTGCTCACCGCGACCGCCTGCAGCAGTCAGCGAGGGCAGGACACCCAGGACACCGCCGCCG
Coding sequences:
- a CDS encoding branched-chain amino acid ABC transporter permease, with protein sequence MTDFLQQLVEGLGSGAVYASLALALVLIHRFTGVVNFAQGELAMLSTYVAWQLVASGMPFWLALPVTLAVSFAGGMLVERIVIRPVQGAPELTVVIVTVGLFIFVNALAGLIWSFTVKDFPQQFPDGGLDLAGVRVDWSTLGILGVVGVVMGLLYLLFQHTSIGLVMRAVACNPASARLSGIRVGRVLMLGWGLAATVGAVSGVLVAPLLFLEPNMMGGVLIYAFAAATLGGFDSPVGAVVGGLFVGVAETLTGAYVDVVGADLKVGVPLVIILAVLLVRPQGLFGRAAVERA
- a CDS encoding ABC transporter ATP-binding protein, encoding MSEPTTTETTQPEVPTAEPDFLKVSGLHAGYGQARVLQGLDFSVARGEVCAILGPNGAGKTTTLRALSGMVRGRGSVTVNGTELLCRSPEQAARLGVAHVPEGRGTFNELTVEENLRVGAHLRTGSGWRSRAERAAVAADLDRIYGHFPKLRQRSRQAAGSLSGGEQQMLAIGRALMLRPSLLLLDEPSLGLAPLVTRELFEIVRAVNEEERTTVVVVEQNAQLALDIAHRAHVLEAGRLVLSGPAQQIREDGQVAEVYLGVSLGSRKAG
- a CDS encoding ABC transporter ATP-binding protein encodes the protein MLAVDGITVRFGGITALDGVAFTVEPGTAVGLIGPNGAGKTTLFNCLTRRCTPDGGYVRFEGEDLLALPPHAVAGRGIARTFQNLGLFPRLTVRENVMVGAHSRGHTGHLAAALRLPRVRREERELCDQADDLLRRLGLADVADHPAAGLPFGTLKRVELARALAVRPRLLLLDEPVNGLSHGEVGQFADLVRSVREEFDLTLVVVEHHMGFVMGLCDKVVCLDFGRKIAEGTPEEIQRDPAVVEAYLGVAA
- a CDS encoding dihydrofolate reductase family protein; its protein translation is MSLARVHNFSLSLDGFGTGEGLGQEAPFGHAGEKLHEWMFATRWWHEMTGEPGGTSGLDDAFVRQFTPGIGAEIMGAGKYGYPGWHDDEEWKGWWGPNPPFHTPTFVLTRHTRPSIGMEGGTTFHFLDTSPAKALETAREAAGGQDVRIGGGPTVIRDFLAAGLIDHLHVVVVPILLGRGVRLWDGLESVEKDYRVEATSSPSGVTHVTFSRAGL
- a CDS encoding CdaR family transcriptional regulator, with the protein product MPHGPALGAPLLSEPLRRERWRILHAVHDRVEEVADTAVGVMRAEIPSYALQDERFFADVREQVLEHYRMQLAALAGDRGIAPEDLVFSRAAAMRRARAGFALEDWISAFRVGRQVLWDALLDCAGTSAEAQQAALSLVTPLMRYVDYASTHAAQAYVEYQQHVVADADRERRDLLDQLLAGVAPTRGPLSAAAQAYGIGPHSPMMAVVAVCVGDTRTGDLTSAEHGYATTASISVAGPWAGRTLVVVRHEEVVAVPVVRAGMTPDDTCAHFEAVQQRLARGGTMLSMGISTVAQGACELPRAYEEARAALDLVPSGGGVAALPRLSPFDYLALRADDLARQLVDPRVRVLLEEDRRRGDTLAATIRAFAEADLNLRLAADRLRVHHNTAHYRLRRIEERTGRNPRRIADLLELLVALAIRDGAREGEEGR
- a CDS encoding SDR family oxidoreductase is translated as MNLWAPVLWTGLATRAWMGEHGGAVVDTASVGGMAFEANIGLYNASKAALIHLTRQLALELSPKVRVNAVAPGVVRTKLAEALWKEHEQAVTASTALGRIGEPADIASAVAFLVSEAASWVTGETMVIDGGQLLGDAVPFRQGAGIGI
- a CDS encoding TetR/AcrR family transcriptional regulator — its product is MSGIVESAGTEAAHQLPGEQGESALPEGHAEHNGTVRRALLDAALEVFTERGYTEAGLTEIAARSGIPVGSLFQHYGGKRGLYLALWEEFREEQERRTAATLAAERGRGVDDPIALFVAGTRAYLEGAWDNRRLGMLLVEDDGPAGFDALRRQWDRAWVRRNARLLEVDERRRAGRVRVSVLTTVIGGAARELGDCRDETEAREIVDEVCGILIHLSAPPGP
- a CDS encoding branched-chain amino acid ABC transporter permease; translated protein: MSTLTTALGTDRARRLRAALTALLAVAVACGAPFYFAPFQVFQLTMVLLYAVALAGLNLLVGFGGQISLGHGAFFAAGAYSAAIMLDRYDTGHLATLPVAAAGCFLLGLGFGVPALRLRGLYLALVTLSFAVFLPSLLKRLEPVTGGSMGLTVDKLQPPAWSGLAEDQWMYFVVLTVAAVALLLARNLLRSRVGRALLAVRDNESAAEVMGVRLSLHKTLAFAWSAMFAGVAGCLYTWVIGFVSPDSFSFVLSITLLAGLVVGGLGSLYGPLLGAAFVMYVPSVSQDLSEAAPGVVFGLLIITVMFVAPTGLAGLPGRVLGAIARRLPRTTATATATATVLDRTPEAESALDAEPDSPPDAEPNSQAETRPSATLTPADPAVADAEPVGAPPRTEKD